In Gymnogyps californianus isolate 813 chromosome 1, ASM1813914v2, whole genome shotgun sequence, the following are encoded in one genomic region:
- the UBE2N gene encoding ubiquitin-conjugating enzyme E2 N isoform X1: protein MAGLPRRIIKETQRLLAEPVPGIKAEPDESNARYFHVVIAGPQDSPFEGGTFKLELFLPEEYPMAAPKVRFMTKIYHPNVDKLGRICLDILKDKWSPALQIRTVLLSIQALLSAPNPDDPLANDVAEQWKTNEAQAIETARAWTRLYAMNNI from the exons ATGGCCGGGCTGCCCCGCAGGATCATCAAG GAAACCCAgcgcttgctggcagagccagTCCCTGGGATAAAAGCAGAGCCAGATGAAAGCAACGCACGTTATTTTCACGTGGTCATTGCAGGTCCACAGGATTCCCCCTTTGAGGGTGGGACATTTAAACTTGAACTATTCCTTCCAGAAGAATATCCAATGGCAGCTCCTAAAGTACGTTTCATGACCAAAATTTATCATCCTAATGTAGACAAGCTGGGAAGAATATGTTTAGATATTTTGAAAG ATAAATGGTCCCCAGCTTTGCAGATTCGTACAGTTCTGCTATCAATCCAGGCTTTGTTAAGCGCTCCCAATCCAGATGATCCACTAGCAAATGATGTAGCTGAGCAATGGAAGACCAATGAAGCCCAAGCCATAGAAACAG ccAGAGCATGGACTAGGCTATATGCCATGAATAATATTTAA
- the UBE2N gene encoding ubiquitin-conjugating enzyme E2 N isoform X2: MIWSHSTEIQETQRLLAEPVPGIKAEPDESNARYFHVVIAGPQDSPFEGGTFKLELFLPEEYPMAAPKVRFMTKIYHPNVDKLGRICLDILKDKWSPALQIRTVLLSIQALLSAPNPDDPLANDVAEQWKTNEAQAIETARAWTRLYAMNNI, from the exons ATGATTTGGAGTCACTCAACAGAGATACAG GAAACCCAgcgcttgctggcagagccagTCCCTGGGATAAAAGCAGAGCCAGATGAAAGCAACGCACGTTATTTTCACGTGGTCATTGCAGGTCCACAGGATTCCCCCTTTGAGGGTGGGACATTTAAACTTGAACTATTCCTTCCAGAAGAATATCCAATGGCAGCTCCTAAAGTACGTTTCATGACCAAAATTTATCATCCTAATGTAGACAAGCTGGGAAGAATATGTTTAGATATTTTGAAAG ATAAATGGTCCCCAGCTTTGCAGATTCGTACAGTTCTGCTATCAATCCAGGCTTTGTTAAGCGCTCCCAATCCAGATGATCCACTAGCAAATGATGTAGCTGAGCAATGGAAGACCAATGAAGCCCAAGCCATAGAAACAG ccAGAGCATGGACTAGGCTATATGCCATGAATAATATTTAA